One Nocardia iowensis DNA window includes the following coding sequences:
- a CDS encoding DUF1707 SHOCT-like domain-containing protein → MEELPEIRIGTAEREEAMRRLSDHFAAGRLSVAEFDERSAVIAAAVTRGDVAKVFTDLPEPLAKAAAAPAKSESGFLSEWPERLMAAIPILAVILFFTTGSWLWFLAIPLVGALLFGGRHGGHGNWHGHGRGGRRH, encoded by the coding sequence ATGGAGGAGCTACCCGAAATTCGTATCGGCACCGCAGAGCGCGAGGAAGCGATGCGGCGACTGTCCGATCATTTCGCAGCCGGGCGGCTCAGCGTCGCGGAATTCGACGAGCGCAGCGCGGTGATCGCGGCGGCCGTCACGCGCGGCGATGTGGCAAAGGTTTTCACGGACCTGCCCGAACCGCTCGCCAAAGCCGCGGCGGCGCCTGCCAAATCGGAGTCCGGCTTCCTCTCGGAGTGGCCGGAACGGCTGATGGCAGCGATCCCGATTCTCGCGGTCATCCTGTTCTTCACCACCGGCAGCTGGCTGTGGTTCCTGGCGATTCCGCTGGTGGGCGCCTTGCTCTTCGGCGGAAGGCATGGCGGGCACGGGAACTGGCATGGGCAC